The genomic interval TTTTCGCACTCAAAGGTACAATGTTTCATcgccaaaaaaaactttaaaattgaaAGTTTTGTTCTCACAGTAAATGATTCGCTACTCAAAATTACTAGAAATGAGCAACTTTCAAAACAAAAGTCCGATATTCTCAAAAGCACAATTTGTTTTCTCTCTGTGTAACAGTTCAGCAactataaaattttcatttattttgggcaaattaaataaatattatatttaGAAAAAACAATGGCAGGAGATACTATATACTATAAAATGGTAAGTACTGTTTACATATGATCAAATCATTCGATACTTTTATTCGCTATTTTTTACTTCAAATTGAACTTTATAGGAACGCCGGAAGATGAAAAAACGGTGCCTCCGTAACCATAAGAAAATCATCCGTTTTAAACGCAGGAACGTCGGAAGATGGAAAAATGGGAATTCCGTAAACCATAAGAATATCATCCGTTTTAAACGCAAAAGGACTACGGAAACATGAGCGACAATACTATGTGGCACGATTTTcctaaaaaatgtgtttttcttTTATGTCGCAGCGCAGCGGATCATGCCAAATTCAATGATATCTGCAGAGTACCGGAAAGGTGTTTGCTCGATTtatacaagttttttttttctaagctGTGATGAATATATTGTAcctccagttgaaaaccgaagtgagctctcgcgacaatcgagttttctcccgtttccttttgtcgcaactacgtcgcgactagtgcgcatcatggcgcacggcggtggcatagatgcgcactagtcgcgatgcagttgcgacatcaggaaataaggaaaaactcaatcgtcgcgagagctcacttcggttttcaactggaagcacaatacacagaaagaaaaaccaAATTGGGTAATATTCACCTATAAACTGTTCATATACTGaaacacccaaatatgggtaaacCGTAAATCACCCATAtctaggtatgtgcactttttggtgattttaggtactcttcacccatatttgggtgaactgaagtaagcgtgtgaagaattttgcttcgacttcgcgaattttCATGTCGTGAAAAGACTTTTGGCCAAGTCCGACATATGTGTGTCCTACCCCtaaaaaacgttcgaattgtcaAATGCTTGTAAACATCGAAAATTCGAACCTGAGATATTCGAACATTCGCATTTTTTGACAGCTCGCGGCAGACATTCTTCGTGGTTGCGCACATTATTGAAGttttccagtgcaaaaacttTTAGTAAAATCAAAAGTAAGTGAATATTTCCATTGTTTTCGAAAGTATTGTGCGGGGGAACTGTTGTTACATAGCTAATCCTTGTTTGCAACCTTAACATCCCGCGGAAGAGTGCATACGATTCATTCGTTTATCTATCTTTCGATTACATAATTTTTCTGCCATTTTTTTCCGGAACATCATCGCCTTCCAGAATGTCGTTCGCCCTGAGAAGCACAGCTCGTTTGGCCGCCTCTGTCCGACCGGCTCTACGGTCGATGCAGTCCCGCAGCTATGCCGACGACATGGCATTCACATTGGCCGCCGCCAACAAGGTGTACTACGACTCTGCCAATATCCGGCAGGTGGATGTGCCCTCGTTTAGCGGTGCCTTCGGTATCCTGCCCAAGCACGTCCCCACCCTGGGTAAGCAGGCAAACCGAGTCTAACAGGCATTTACCCGAACTACAACTACGTTCTTATTTTCAGCTGTACTGAAGCCCGGTGTAGTCACCGTTTACGAGCAGGATGGGGCTCAGAAGAAAATCTTTGTTTCCAGCGGCACCATTACCGTTAATGAGGATTCCTCCGTTCAGGTTTTGGCCGAGGAAGCTCACCCCGTTGAAGA from Armigeres subalbatus isolate Guangzhou_Male unplaced genomic scaffold, GZ_Asu_2 Contig518, whole genome shotgun sequence carries:
- the LOC134204337 gene encoding ATP synthase subunit delta, mitochondrial-like, translated to MSFALRSTARLAASVRPALRSMQSRSYADDMAFTLAAANKVYYDSANIRQVDVPSFSGAFGILPKHVPTLAVLKPGVVTVYEQDGAQKKIFVSSGTITVNEDSSVQVLAEEAHPVEDLDAGACREILSSAQSQLSSASTDKDRAEAGIAVEVAEALVKAAE